A stretch of DNA from Candidatus Neomarinimicrobiota bacterium:
TGTCCGCTGTTATCGAAGAGGGAGTGGGGTGAGCATAAGATAGAAGGAATCGGAGACGGTTTCGTGCCGAGGAACCTGCACCTTGAACTTCTGAACGGGATCGTAACCACTACTTCCGACGAGTCGATGGAAATGGCGCGGAGACTGGCGAAAGATGAAGGGTTGTTCTGCGGAATTTCAAGCGGATGCAACGTCGTTGCCGCGGTTAAACTCGCAAGGAAATTTCCCGAAGCAAAGCGGATAGTTACTATGCTGAACGACACCGGGCAGAGATATTTTTCAACTGAACTTTTCGGAGAGACGAAAGTGGTTGAAGTTCCGGACAGAGAACATCCGATGGATGAATATACCAAGCAGGAGCTGGACAAATATCAGTCCGGATGGACCATAGTAGATTGAGGGGCAGTGGATGAGCGGAAAACAGATAGGGGAGGCTGAAAAAATCCGGGAGGAAATGGTCTCTTTTTTGAGGGATATAGTGGAAATACCGAGCCCGAGCTGCGAAGAAAAGGAAGTGGCGGACAGGACGAAGAGCGAGATGGAACGGCTCGAATATGACGAAGTCAAGATAGACAGTTTCGGGAATGTGTTGGGAAGAATCGGAAACGGCGAAAAGATCATTTTATATGACTCTCATATGGATACGGTGGGAATCGGCGACCCCGAAGCGTGGGCTCACGATCCTTATAAGGGCAAGGTAGAGGACGGAATTGTATACGGCAGGGGGACGGGAGATAACAAGGGCGGATTGGCGTCGATGGTCTATGGCGGCGCACTGGCAAAAAAGATGGGAGCGCTTGATGGAGTAACGTTATACGTTGTCGGCTCCGCGCAGGAGGAATCATGTGACGGATTAGCCTATAAAACCATAATCACCGAAGACGGTCTGCGACCCGATGTGGTAGTGCTTGGCGAGTGCACCGGTTTGAAAATATATCGGGGTCAGCGCGGCAGAATGGAGATTACCGTCACTACGAGAGGCAAGTCGAGCCATGCAAGCGCGCCGGACAGAGGCGAAAATGCGATATACAAAATGATGAATATCATCAAGGGGATCGAAAGACTGAACCAGAACTTGAGAGATGACGATTTTCTCGGAAAGGGAACTGTCGCCGTGACGAAGATGGAAGTAGATACTCCATCCCTGAACGCCATACCGGATAAGGCGGTGATTTACATTGACAGGCGGCTGACAGCGGGAGAAACGAAGGAGTCCGCAATGGCGGAAATTGAAGATATTGCCGGCGGGGAGGGAGAAGTGGAGATACTCCAATACAAAGCGACGTCTTATACAGGCAAAAAAGCCGGAATGGAAAAATATTATCCTGCATGGCATTTAGATCCGGAGCATCATGCTCTCAAATCAGCCGAATCGGCTTTTAAAGAGATTTTCGGCGAGGAGCCTGTGGTTGACAAATGGACGTTCAGCACAAACGGCGTTTACACCGCCGGGATAGAGGGGATTCCGACTTTCGGTCTGGGCCCGTCGGTCGAGGAGGTAACGCATTCGGTCGACGATCAGGTAAGTATTGACGATCTGGTCAGAGCCGCGGCTTTTTATGCCGGCTATCCGGCTTTTTTTTACAAGTCACAGCGAATAAATACTGGGATAATATAAACTGAATACGATTGAAGATATTGATAAAGAAATGAAGATTAG
This window harbors:
- a CDS encoding YgeY family selenium metabolism-linked hydrolase, yielding MSGKQIGEAEKIREEMVSFLRDIVEIPSPSCEEKEVADRTKSEMERLEYDEVKIDSFGNVLGRIGNGEKIILYDSHMDTVGIGDPEAWAHDPYKGKVEDGIVYGRGTGDNKGGLASMVYGGALAKKMGALDGVTLYVVGSAQEESCDGLAYKTIITEDGLRPDVVVLGECTGLKIYRGQRGRMEITVTTRGKSSHASAPDRGENAIYKMMNIIKGIERLNQNLRDDDFLGKGTVAVTKMEVDTPSLNAIPDKAVIYIDRRLTAGETKESAMAEIEDIAGGEGEVEILQYKATSYTGKKAGMEKYYPAWHLDPEHHALKSAESAFKEIFGEEPVVDKWTFSTNGVYTAGIEGIPTFGLGPSVEEVTHSVDDQVSIDDLVRAAAFYAGYPAFFYKSQRINTGII